A single Ruficoccus amylovorans DNA region contains:
- the thrC gene encoding threonine synthase yields MEYVSTRGNGGSVTFTQAVAAGLAPDGGLYLPRELPDLSGKLDAWEDLGYAELCFEFLKEFATDMDEAVLRRLVEESYKRFTDEKIAPLVGLSDDLYVLELFHGPTLAFKDFALQLVGNLYEEQIRNSSEHINVLGATSGDTGSAAIHGLLGKDGVNIFILYPDGRISPLQERQMTTTGAANVFPLAVKGSFDDAQHIVKELFGDLDLKRQYRLSAINSINLARILAQCVYYFYAYFQLPKERRGAVEFIVPTGNFGNILAGWLAKRMGLPAASFRVATNQNDILYKLFTSGQYEVGDVVPSLAPSMDIQVASNFERFLYYLVGCDPQKVRSVMGEFRDNGRYQFESFDADVFTASHTTDAGIREIIAEVYKKYGYVVDPHTACGFVERDPAKTAVVLATAHPAKFPETITEAIGIEPTAPALEELKAKTIVRHELPAEIDDIRAFIEEHAQL; encoded by the coding sequence ATGGAATATGTCAGCACGCGCGGAAATGGCGGATCGGTCACCTTTACCCAGGCGGTTGCCGCCGGCCTGGCCCCGGATGGCGGGCTGTACCTGCCGCGGGAGCTGCCGGACCTCTCGGGCAAGCTCGACGCGTGGGAGGACCTGGGCTATGCCGAGTTGTGCTTCGAGTTTCTGAAGGAGTTTGCCACCGACATGGACGAGGCGGTCCTGCGCCGACTGGTCGAGGAGTCCTACAAGCGCTTTACCGATGAGAAAATCGCACCGCTGGTCGGGCTGAGCGACGACCTCTACGTGCTGGAGCTTTTCCACGGGCCGACGCTGGCCTTCAAGGACTTTGCCCTGCAACTGGTGGGCAACCTCTACGAGGAGCAGATCCGCAACAGCTCCGAGCACATCAACGTCCTCGGGGCTACCTCCGGCGACACCGGTTCGGCCGCCATCCACGGCCTGCTGGGCAAGGACGGGGTGAACATTTTCATCCTCTACCCGGACGGGCGTATCTCCCCCTTGCAGGAGCGGCAGATGACGACCACCGGCGCGGCCAACGTCTTTCCGCTCGCGGTCAAGGGCAGCTTCGACGATGCCCAGCACATCGTGAAGGAGCTTTTCGGCGACCTCGACCTCAAGCGCCAGTACCGGCTCTCGGCCATCAACTCGATCAACCTGGCCCGTATCCTCGCTCAGTGCGTGTACTACTTTTACGCCTACTTCCAGCTCCCGAAGGAGCGGCGCGGGGCGGTCGAGTTCATCGTGCCGACGGGCAACTTTGGGAACATCCTGGCCGGGTGGCTGGCGAAGCGCATGGGCCTGCCCGCCGCCTCGTTCCGCGTGGCCACGAACCAGAACGACATCCTCTACAAGCTTTTCACGAGCGGCCAGTACGAGGTGGGCGACGTGGTGCCGAGCCTGGCCCCGTCGATGGACATCCAGGTGGCCTCCAACTTCGAGCGCTTCCTGTACTACCTGGTCGGGTGCGACCCGCAGAAGGTCCGCAGCGTGATGGGCGAGTTCCGCGACAACGGGCGCTACCAGTTCGAGAGCTTCGACGCGGACGTTTTCACCGCCTCGCACACGACCGATGCGGGCATCCGCGAGATCATCGCCGAAGTTTATAAAAAGTACGGCTACGTGGTCGATCCGCACACGGCCTGCGGCTTCGTCGAGCGCGACCCGGCCAAGACCGCTGTCGTCCTCGCCACCGCGCACCCGGCCAAGTTCCCCGAAACGATCACTGAGGCGATCGGTATCGAGCCGACCGCGCCCGCGTTGGAGGAACTCAAGGCGAAAACCATCGTCCGCCACGAACTCCCGGCCGAAATCGACGACATCCGCGCCTTCATCGAAGAGCACGCGCAGCTTTAG